The proteins below are encoded in one region of Triticum aestivum cultivar Chinese Spring chromosome 1B, IWGSC CS RefSeq v2.1, whole genome shotgun sequence:
- the LOC123148065 gene encoding uncharacterized protein → MAQALFFPKLNKLGLENVTISESSLQTMIDGCPALECLLIRRCSGFRCVRINSISLRGIGVEAYRGELIILEEVIIENAPCLERLLLFGSAESRHISVISAPKLETLGCLSSHLSDFCQHDFSTTLTLYSTVIQGLRVDSLTKTVRTVKILSVRMIALSLDVVIDLMRCFPCLERLYVESIQPGKKNLWRRKHQNLIRSLDIRLKTIDWRYYVGTKSDVDFATFFLLNARVLELMTLQVYHSNFKEEFFTRQREKLQLDKKASGGARLHFTTDNFHGSFTDFCVRDLDLADPFERSYPYQFHTLS, encoded by the exons ATGGCCCAGGCGCTTTTCTTCCCTAAGCTTAACAAGCTCGGGCTTGAAAATGTCACCATATCCGAATCCTCACTACAAACCATGATTGATGGTTGCCCCGCTCTAGAGTGCTTGCTGATTCGCCGCTGCTCTGGCTTCCGTTGTGTCCGAATCAACTCCATCAGCCTTAGAGGCATAGGTGTGGAAGCTTATCGGGGAGAGCTCATCATATTAGAGGAAGTCATCATCGAGAATGCCCCTTGTCTTGAAAGGTTGCTCCTATTTGGCTCAGCTGAATCCCGACATATATCGGTAATCTCCGCACCTAAATTGGAGACCCTAGGCTGCCTATCTTCCCATTTATCTGATTTTTGTCAACATGATTTTAGTACCACACTCACGCTATACTCGACAGTTATTCAG GGATTGCGTGTTGATAGCTTGACGAAGACGGTGCGCACTGTCAAGATTTTATCTGTTCGTATGATTGCTCTTAGTTTGGATGTTGTTATTGACTTGATGAGATGCTTTCCTTGCTTGGAAAGGCTGTACGTTGAG TCAATTCAGCCAGGGAAAAAGAATTTGTGGCGCCGTAAACACCAGAATCTAATAAGATCTCTTGACATCCGTCTGAAGACAATTGACTGGCGATATTATGTGGGCACCAAGTCAGATGTTGACTTTGCCACATTCTTTTTACTAAACGCGAGAGTGCTAGAGTTAATGACTCTTCAGGTTTATCATAGTAATTTCAAAGAGGAGTTTTTTACACGGCAACGTGAGAAGCTTCAACTGGATAAGAAGGCCTCAGGAGGTGCTCGGCTTCATTTTACAACGGATAATTTTCATGGCAGTTTTACGGATTTCTGTGTCCGTGATTTGGATCTAGCTGATCCCTTTGAAAGGAGTTATCCGTACCAATTTCATACTTTGTCCTAA